A single region of the Anoplolepis gracilipes chromosome 1, ASM4749672v1, whole genome shotgun sequence genome encodes:
- the LOC140665539 gene encoding thioredoxin domain-containing protein 9, with amino-acid sequence MEAVLQQKVIEVANHVEQQLDAELEKLDNLDISDYEKIRAHRLNELKQMQKQKQNWLTLGHGEYMEIYDEKEFFEISKKSENIVCLFYKDDSPRCKIVDYHFKILAKKHIEARFCKLNVERCPFLTERLRIRIIPTITLIVNGKTKDYIVGFTELGNCDDFSTETLQHRLAQSGVINYDDDLHPSETGKKSFIFKPSKPKTIKGCSSDESDDD; translated from the exons ATGGAGGCTGTACTTCAACAAAAAGTCATAGAAGTTGCCAATCATGTTGAGCAGCAGTTGGATGCGGAATtggaaaaattagataatttggATATCAGTGATTATGAAAAGATACGTGCACACAGATTAAATGAACTAAAACAAATGCAAAAACAAAAACAGAATTGGCTGACTTTG GGTCACGGAGAATATATGGAGATATAtgatgaaaaagaattttttgaaatatccaAAAAGTCAGAAAATATAgtctgtttattttataaagatgatTCTCCACGATGTAAAATTGTAGATTATCATTTCAAGATTCTTGCAAAAAAACATATTGAAGCAAGATTCtgtaaattaaatgttgaaaGATGCCCATTTTTAAccg AACGGTTACGGATTAGAATTATACCTACAATCACACTTATTGTGAATGGTAAAACTAAAGATTACATTGTAGGCTTTACTGAATTAGGGAACTGCGATGATTTTTCTACAGAAACATTGCAGCATCGTCTTGCACAATCTggtgtaattaattatgatgatGATTTACATCCTTCAGAAACTGGCAAAaagtcatttatatttaaacctTCAAAGCCCAAGACTATTAAGGGATGCAGTTCAGATGAATCTGATGATGATTAA
- the Scm gene encoding polycomb protein Scm: protein MSSTQNKMRGPGRPPKSKNSCTWCGETKQPLKYVLPTQNGKKEFCSETCLSESRKTYARGACVQCENVIRNTPVRLEQKDGPTKDFCSSFCLNAYQKKENQADTKKSNRDTASPAQSPVPSGLPSSNNVPSTTQSYTNTNNHTTISHSPSTSTGPFQYETYQTFDWDLYLKETKSTAAPVECFKQHEVPPTNEFKINMKLEALDPRNLTSTCIATVVGVLGPRLRLRLDGSDNKNDFWRLVDSNEIHPIGHCEKSGGMLQPPLGFRMNASSWPMFLLKTLNGAEMAPAKVFKREPKTPRSNTFEVGHKLEAIDKKNPQLICTATVGAVKDDMIHITFDGWRGAFDYWCRYDSRDIFPAGWCFKSGHPLQPPRQKSTGPNRFKSRASNVLLVMAVSGNNTSREPAVALVSPAGSSAPPQPATEPDTSTANTKPHTLENVTIYVNHNCSCGPYFDPRKVKAMPAQFGIGPILNVAREIFQAFLMAALSPRQMLSLLKRGEGETINLTLESKPASVRLPIFLEEEDFYVYIRRQLENLCACEHMLVRRKEPCNKCPSTQQPQSTNSDETNNIVAEKRRWSSSSQQNLTSTTQQQQSTVQSTNDSTVSSPTIAKQSRKSVPELEAATSTTQSESSANRIPSTEPAEWTIEDVIHYIAITDPALGQHADLFRKHEIDGKALLLLNSDMMMKYMGLKLGPALKICNLVNRIKGRRHMLM, encoded by the exons ATGTCGTCCACGCAGAACAAAATGCGAG gTCCAGGTAGACCACCAAAATCAAAGAACTCTTGTACATGGTGTGGAGAGACCAAACAACCATTGAAATATGTTCTCCCTACTCAGAATGGCAAAAAGGAATTTTGTTCGGAAACATGTCTGTCTGAATCTCGCAAAACTTATGCACGTGGCGCATGTGTACAATGTGAGAATGTAATCAGAAATACACCTGTTAGATTAGAACAGAAGGATGGTCCGACAAAAGATTTCTGCTCCTCATTCTGTTTAAATGCATATCAAAAAAAGGAGAATCAAGCTGATACAAAGAAAA GCAATAGGGATACGGCGTCACCTGCACAGTCTCCTGTTCCATCTGGATTACCGAGCAGCAATAATGTACCATCGACTACACAGTCTTATACAAATACGAATAATCATACAACCATATCTCATTCGCCATCAACATCTACTGGACCATTTCAATATGAAACCTATCAGACTTTTGATTGggatctttatttaaaagaaacaaagagtACAGCAGCTCCAGTTGAATGTTTCAAACAG caTGAAGTGCCGCCaacaaatgaatttaaaatcaatatgaaATTGGAAGCATTAGATCCACGAAACTTAACATCAACTTGTATTGCCACTGTAGTGGGTGTTCTTGGGCCTCGGTTGAGATTAAGATTAGATGGttctgataataaaaatgatttctgGCGATTAGTCGACAGTAATGAGATACATCCGATAGGTCACTGTGAAAAATCCGGTGGAATGCTTCAACCTCCGTTAGGCTTCCGGATGAATGCTTCCAGCTGGCCAATGTTCCTTCTAAAAACGTTGAACGGTGCCGAAATGGCACCGGCAAAAGTATTCAAACGCGAACCAAAGACACCACGTTCTAATACGTTCGAAGTCGGACATAAGTTAGAAGCTATTGATAAAAAGAATCCTCAACTTATCTGCACCGCAACTGTCGGTGCAGTTAAGGATGATatgatacatattacatttgatGGTTGGCGCGGTGCTTTTGATTATTGGTGTCGTTACGATTCTCGAGATATTTTCCCCGCCGGTTGGTGCTTTAAGAGCGGGCACCCGTTGCAACCACCAAGGCAAAAAT cAACAGGTCCCAACAGATTTAAGTCCAGAGCTAGTAATGTTTTGTTAGTAATGGCAGTTTCTGGAAATAATACTAGCAGAGAACCAGCAGTCGCATTAGTAAGTCCTGCAGGTTCCAGCGCACCACCACAGCCAGCTACAGAACCTGATACTAGTACAGCCAATACAAAACCACATACACTTGAAAATG TTACAATTTATGTCAATCATAACTGTTCCTGTGGGCCATATTTTGATCCTCGAAAAGTGAAAGCTATGCCAGCTCAATTTGGTATTGGTCCTATACTAAATGTTGCAAGAGAAATCTTTCAAGCATTTTTAATGGCAGCCTTGAGTCCCAGGCAAATGTTGAGTTTGTTAAAACGTGGCGAAGGTGAAACCATAAACTTGACTCTAGAAAGTAAACCTGCTTCTGTTAGATTACCGATTTTTCTGGAAGAAGAAGacttttatgtgtatattaggCGACAACTTGAAAATCTATGTGCATGTGAACACATGTTAGTTAGAAGAAAAGAACCTTGCAACAAATGTCCTAGTACGCAACAACCACAATCTACTAACAGTGATGAAACAAATAACATCGTAGCAGAAAAAAGAAGATGGTCATCGTCAAGTCAACAAAACTTAACATCTACTACACAGCAACAACAGAGCACTGTACAAAGTACAAATGATTCGACGGTATCATCTCCTACAATTGCAAAACAATCTCGCAAATCTGTTCCTg aaCTCGAAGCAGCAACATCTACTACTCAATCTGAATCATCTGCAAATCGCATTCCTTCCACTGAACCAGCAGAATGGACTATTGAAGATGTGATACATTATATTGCTATTACAGATCCAGCACTAGGACAACATGCAGATTTGTTTAGAAAACAC gaaattGATGGCAAAGCTTTACTTCTTCTTAATAGTGATATGATGATGAAGTATATGGGACTAAAACTTGGGCCAGCacttaaaatttgtaatttggtTAACCGTATTAAAGGTAGAAGACATATGCTTATGTGA
- the Nnp-1 gene encoding uncharacterized protein Nnp-1, which yields MAVRKQSARTRVLLRKDITKMKDKNKMRPIDTKAESKKNLLVAQEIKMARLLANNDKKVRDKVLKRMKKWLTVRSQSSFVFTKADFMSLWKGLFYCMWMSDKMLIQEELADAISKLVHCFDSEDNILLYTSCALRTLAIEWFGIDQYRLDKFAMLVRRILRQTFVVCRDKAWDIKWVQELSQMFLQLFLHSKTALGFNLHMTEIYLEELGKVGDGNIPEDVVHEFIKPFAVYLMTTDDERQMKHIMQYVFRYLIFQSDVGLDYTEKFKAWKKAGFPCTHVDNMEKIEIEENADNENDQLLKSEIQNKSEKVLDPRAGRVDVELPQIPFNAAKIVKMLSTYYFHPTSKAKSRRQLSRLLDEFKELSEGKMPLGVKRVRSYKKDLKKETRKATLRLLQFEKKMSSNNIKKQKRKRSGEAVVSDISYDNLENGNDLELNSSIDTVDSESESIDTTVNAKANLKDTDADIIPHKKQKKKINKETIASDTFFHDNLENEDHTDIMSHKKQKRRKNGEAVVSDISHDNLKNGSHLELNSSTDTINSESESIDTIVDAKTNLKDTDAEIVPCKKRKRNLTFDKFDNKHVINEDKKKPKTKEKLNKTKNIKLVNDQVDDLLMTDNNIKCKPKKKVILKKRKDQCTFISPVSKKTNLLKEARRSKKSSVLKQTTSEKNVIHNNQRMLLKDELSNQTKKQTNLNNSLEKKKVVFSLFRNTAQHTSEYLQQIRKSPAIPFDANKKPLASVLKPSPISSPLNPFYRRKI from the exons ATGGCGGTGAGAAAACAGAGTGCTCGTACACGTGTTTTGTTACGAAAAGATATAACGAAGATGAAAGACAAGAACAAGATGCGACCCATAGATACTAAAGCtgaaagtaaaaagaatttacttgTCGcgcaagaaattaaaatggcGCGACTATTAgctaataatgataaaaaagtaaggGATAAAGTGTTAAAAAGAATGAAGAAGTGGTTAACAGTACGATCGCAAAGCTCGTTtg ttTTTACAAAAGCGGACTTTATGAGCTTGTGGAAAGGTCTGTTTTATTGTATGTGGATGTCTGACAAAATGTTGATTCAGGAAGAATTAGCTGATGCAATTAGTAAACTTGTACATTGTTTTGATTCGGaggataatattttactttacacTAGTTGTGCCTTAAGGACACTTGCTATCGAATGGTTTGGCATAGATCAATATAGATTAGATAAATTTGCAATg TTAGTTAGAAGAATTCTTCGTCAAACATTTGTAGTCTGTAGAGATAAAGCATGGGATATCAAATGGGTGCAAGAATTGTCACAAATGTTCTTACAACTGTTTTTGCATTCAAAAACTGCTTTGGGATTTAATTTGCATAtgacagaaatatatttggaaGAACTTGGAAag GTTGGCGATGGGAATATACCAGAAGATGTTGTCCATGAATTTATTAAACCGTTTGCTGTATATTTAATGACAACAGATGATGAACGACAAATGAaacatattatgcaatatgtctttagatatttaatatttcaatcagaTGTAGGTTTAGATTATACTGAGAAATTTAAAGCTTGGAAAAAA GCTGGTTTTCCTTGCACACATGTGGATAAtatggaaaaaattgaaatagaagaaaatgCTGATAATGAAAATGATCAGCTTTTGAAAAgtgaaatacaaaataaaagtgaaaaagtTTTAGACCCAAGAGCAGGTAGAGTGGATGTGGAACTGCCACAAATACCCTTTAATGCtgcaaaaattgttaaaatgcTTTcgacatattattttcatccaaCATCTAAAGCAAAATCACGAAGACAACTTTCAAGACTTCTTGACGA GTTTAAGGAATTATCAGAGGGAAAAATGCCCCTTGGAGTAAAGAGAGTTAGATCATACAAAAAAGATTTGAAGAAAGAAACGAGAAAAGCTACATTGCGCCTTCTtcaatttgagaaaaaaatgtcttctaataatattaaaaaacaaaaaaggaaaagaagtgGAGAGGCTGTCGTTAGCGATATATCTTATGATAATCTAGAAAATGGAAATGACTTAGAGTTGAATTCTAGTATAGACACTGTTGATTCAGAAAGTGAATCAATTGATACAACTGTGAATGCAAAGGCTAATTTGAAGGATACAGATGCAGATATAATACCAcataagaaacaaaaaaagaaaataaataaagagactATTGCTAGTGATACATTTTTCCATGATAACTTAGAAAATGAAGATCATACAGATATAATGtcacataaaaaacaaaaaaggagaaaaaatgGAGAGGCCGTCGTTAGCGATATATCTCAtgataatctaaaaaatggAAGTCATTTAGAGTTGAATTCTAGTACAGACACTATTAATTCAGAAAGTGAATCAATCGATACAATTGTGGATGCAAAGACTAATTTGAAGGATACAGATGCAGAAATAGTGCCATGTAAGAAACGGAAGCGTAATTtaacatttgataaatttgataataaacatGTAATTAATGAAGACAAGAAGAAAccaaaaacaaaagaaaaattgaataaaaccaaaaacattaaattggTAAATGATCAGGTAGATGATTTGCTTATgacagataataatataaaatgtaaaccaaagaaaaaagtaatacTTAAGAAGCGTAAAGACCAATGCACTTTTATCTCACCAGTgtcaaagaaaacaaatttactCAAAGAAGCTAGGAGAAGTAAGAAATCCTCAGTTTTAAAACAAACAACGTCAGAAAAGAATGTTATACACAATAATCAAAGGATGCTATTGAAAGAT gaaTTATCAAATCAGACAAAGAAacaaactaatttaaataattccttggaaaagaaaaaagtagtcTTCAGTCTCTTTCGAAATACTGCACAACATACATCAGAATATCTTCAGCAAATTCGTAAAAGCCCAGCTATCCCTTTTGATGCAAACAAAAAACCATTAGCTAGTGTATTGAAACCAAGCCCTATATCAAGTCCACTCAACCCATTCTacagaagaaaaatatga
- the Stma gene encoding protein EFR3 homolog cmp44E isoform X1 encodes MFGCCWCCAALRPRYKRLVDNIFPVNPQDGLIKNNMEKLTFYSLSSPEKLDRIGEYLFQRASRDIYRRRNGFVVIAMEAMDQLLVACHAQTLNLFVESFLKMVQKLLESTDPQLQILATQSFVRFANIEEDTPSYHTRYDFFVSKYSAMCHSNNDDSIIRKQIRLAGIQGLQGVVRKTLSDDLVENIWEPVHMDKIVPSLLYNMQNSRYVDKEHATPDSPTEERSDPPQFAETCMRELIGRASFGHIRCVIRPVLRHLDNHQLWVPNYFAIHTFRIIMFSIQSQYSYTVVEALMTHLDDHSKSSPKIRTSIAHTLSKIISIAAGESVGPSVLEIINSLLSHLRVSVTRNQSSSSDEQLYQEALINALGEFANHLPDYQKIEIMMFIMSKVPYSQPDRIVSVGKGDVLLQSILLKSLLKVGTKYQTIHLNTTFPPSFLDPLLRMSLAADAEMRLLVQKIFHTLIDRHLNIMKLAKPTVNVVELGLVIEKASRPDVIFIRKHGPEIYLALYESLELSSNSVENVESIYTTLALLAIELASEETVLELLRLVLSLQDLALTSGQISLSLKFNLHAIVISLLVLISYVCNITVLLDYAKKVVDARRKDSPHLLPDLQSQYDTTLTSRLTPTLLVDQTVVSECLKGAGLDSGKLQQGSGYSSNSLQHRHSWVDSAGRNSLADINSGGPELDSGGSSPSVQKKLPGEELTFESMKRILTENNNNHIIEEEKRMQLSQFFRNAPFQDLVSKTQPKHDVLQSKLSEIFNTLSVEPRNTVSATGPQTDTKPSQTPSYEIHFPELFVY; translated from the exons ATGTTCg gTTGTTGTTGGTGCTGTGCTGCATTACGTCCGAGATACAAGAGGCTTGTTGACAATATCTTTCCGGTTAATCCTCAG gatggtttaattaaaaataatatggaaaaattaacattttattcattaagcAGCCCTGAGAAATTAGACAGAATTGGAGAGTACTTATTCCAACGAGCTTCTAGAGATATTTACAG GAGAAGAAATGGCTTTGTTGTAATTGCTATGGAAGCAATGGATCAGCTCCTAGTGGCTTGTCATGCACAAACTTTGAACCTATTTGTCGAAAGCTTCTTGAAGATGGTACAGAAATTGTTAGAATCCACAGATCCTCAATTACAAATTCTTGCAACACAGTCT TTTGTCAGATTTGCCAATATTGAAGAAGACACACCTTCTTATCATACACGTTATGACTTCtttgtatcaaaatattcTGCAATGTGCCATTCTAATAATGATGATTCTATTATACGCAAGCAAATTAGACTTGCTGGTATTCAAGGACTGCAG GGTGTTGTGAGAAAAACTCTGTCTGATGATTTAGTCGAAAATATTTGGGAACCTGTACATATGGACAAAATTGTGCCATCATTGTTATATAACATGCAAAATTCAAg ATACGTTGATAAGGAACACGCGACGCCAGATAGCCCAACCGAGGAACGATCGGATCCGCCACAATTTGCGGAAACTTGTATGCGAGAATTGATTGGACGTGCATCATTTGGTCATATTAGATGTGTCATAAGACCTGTATTAAG ACACTTGGATAATCATCAGTTGTGGGTGcctaattattttgcaattcatacttttagaataattatgttttctaTTCAG tcaCAATATTCTTATACTGTAGTAGAAGCCCTAATGACACATCTCGACGATCATTCAAAATCGTCCCCAAAAATTCGTACTAGCATAGCACATACCTTATCTAAAATCATATCAATTGCTGCAGGTGAAAGTGTTG gACCGTCtgtattagaaattataaattccttATTATCTCATCTTCGAGTAAGTGTAACAAGAAATCAATCATCAAGCAGTGATGAGCAGTTATACCAAGAAGCCCTCATTAATGCTCTTGGAGAGTTTGCAAATCATCTTCCAGATTAtcagaaaattgaaattatgatGTTTATTATGAGTAAAGTTCCATATAGTCAACCAGATCGTATTGTATCAGTTGGCAAAGGAGATGTATTACTCCAAAGCATACTTTTAAAATCGCTATTAAAG GTTGGCACCAAATACCAAACTATTCACTTGAACACGACATTTCCACCCAGTTTCTTGGACCCATTGTTAAGAATGTCACTAGCAGCAGATGCTGAAATGAGGCTTTtggtacaaaaaatattccacACTCTAATTGACAGACACCtaaatattatgaaacttGCTAAACCAAC tgTGAATGTAGTGGAACTTGGTCTTGTTATTGAGAAAGCATCTAGACCTGATgtgatttttattcgaaaacaTGGTCCCGAAATATATTTAGCATTGTATGAATCATTAGAACTGTCTAGTAATTCTGTAGAAAATGTAGAATCTATTTATACTACATTGGCATTACTTGCCATTGAATTAGCTTCTGAAGAAACTGTCTTAGAATTATTGAGATTGGTATTGAGCCTTCAAGATTTAGCATTAACAAGTGGTCAAATTAGTCTTTCACTTAAATTTAACTTACACGCAATAGTTATTagtttattagttttaatatcATACGTCTGTAATATCACTGTACTTCTGGACTATGCAAAAAAG GTAGTGGACGCACGTCGAAAAGATAGCCCGCATTTGTTACCAGATTTACAATCACAATATGATACTACCCTGACATCCAGATTAACACCAACTCTGTTGGTTGATCAAACTGTTGTCAGTGAATGTTTAAAAGGAGCTGGTCTTGATAGTGGGAAACTCCAGCAAGGCTCGGGTTATAGTAGTAATTCTTTACAACATAG GCATTCTTGGGTTGACAGTGCTGGACGAAATTCATTAGCTGATATCAATTCTGGAGGTCCAGAATTAGATAGTGGAGGTTCATCACCCAGTGTACAAAag aAATTACCTGGAGAAGAACTAACATTTGAAAGCATGAAAAGAATCttgacagaaaataataataatcatataatagaAGAAGAGAAACGAATGCAGCTTTCTCAGTTTTTCAGGAATGCCCCATTCCAAGATTTAGTGTCAAAAACACAACCCAag caTGATGTTTTACAGAGtaaattatcagaaatatttaatactttgtCTGTTGAACCACGCAACACAGTTTCTGCAACTGGACCACAAACTGATACTAAACCAAGTCAAACTCCATCTTATGAAATTCACTTTCCTGAGctgtttgtatattaa
- the Stma gene encoding protein EFR3 homolog cmp44E isoform X2 codes for MFGCCWCCAALRPRYKRLVDNIFPVNPQDGLIKNNMEKLTFYSLSSPEKLDRIGEYLFQRASRDIYRRRNGFVVIAMEAMDQLLVACHAQTLNLFVESFLKMVQKLLESTDPQLQILATQSFVRFANIEEDTPSYHTRYDFFVSKYSAMCHSNNDDSIIRKQIRLAGIQGLQGVVRKTLSDDLVENIWEPVHMDKIVPSLLYNMQNSRYVDKEHATPDSPTEERSDPPQFAETCMRELIGRASFGHIRCVIRPVLRHLDNHQLWVPNYFAIHTFRIIMFSIQSQYSYTVVEALMTHLDDHSKSSPKIRTSIAHTLSKIISIAAGESVGPSVLEIINSLLSHLRVSVTRNQSSSSDEQLYQEALINALGEFANHLPDYQKIEIMMFIMSKVPYSQPDRIVSVGKGDVLLQSILLKSLLKVGTKYQTIHLNTTFPPSFLDPLLRMSLAADAEMRLLVQKIFHTLIDRHLNIMKLAKPTVNVVELGLVIEKASRPDVIFIRKHGPEIYLALYESLELSSNSVENVESIYTTLALLAIELASEETVLELLRLVLSLQDLALTSGQISLSLKFNLHAIVISLLVLISYVCNITVLLDYAKKVVDARRKDSPHLLPDLQSQYDTTLTSRLTPTLLVDQTVVSECLKGAGLDSGKLQQGSGYSSNSLQHRHSWVDSAGRNSLADINSGGPELDSGGSSPSVQKKLPGEELTFESMKRILTENNNNHIIEEEKRMQLSQFFRNAPFQDLVSKTQPKSKLSEIFNTLSVEPRNTVSATGPQTDTKPSQTPSYEIHFPELFVY; via the exons ATGTTCg gTTGTTGTTGGTGCTGTGCTGCATTACGTCCGAGATACAAGAGGCTTGTTGACAATATCTTTCCGGTTAATCCTCAG gatggtttaattaaaaataatatggaaaaattaacattttattcattaagcAGCCCTGAGAAATTAGACAGAATTGGAGAGTACTTATTCCAACGAGCTTCTAGAGATATTTACAG GAGAAGAAATGGCTTTGTTGTAATTGCTATGGAAGCAATGGATCAGCTCCTAGTGGCTTGTCATGCACAAACTTTGAACCTATTTGTCGAAAGCTTCTTGAAGATGGTACAGAAATTGTTAGAATCCACAGATCCTCAATTACAAATTCTTGCAACACAGTCT TTTGTCAGATTTGCCAATATTGAAGAAGACACACCTTCTTATCATACACGTTATGACTTCtttgtatcaaaatattcTGCAATGTGCCATTCTAATAATGATGATTCTATTATACGCAAGCAAATTAGACTTGCTGGTATTCAAGGACTGCAG GGTGTTGTGAGAAAAACTCTGTCTGATGATTTAGTCGAAAATATTTGGGAACCTGTACATATGGACAAAATTGTGCCATCATTGTTATATAACATGCAAAATTCAAg ATACGTTGATAAGGAACACGCGACGCCAGATAGCCCAACCGAGGAACGATCGGATCCGCCACAATTTGCGGAAACTTGTATGCGAGAATTGATTGGACGTGCATCATTTGGTCATATTAGATGTGTCATAAGACCTGTATTAAG ACACTTGGATAATCATCAGTTGTGGGTGcctaattattttgcaattcatacttttagaataattatgttttctaTTCAG tcaCAATATTCTTATACTGTAGTAGAAGCCCTAATGACACATCTCGACGATCATTCAAAATCGTCCCCAAAAATTCGTACTAGCATAGCACATACCTTATCTAAAATCATATCAATTGCTGCAGGTGAAAGTGTTG gACCGTCtgtattagaaattataaattccttATTATCTCATCTTCGAGTAAGTGTAACAAGAAATCAATCATCAAGCAGTGATGAGCAGTTATACCAAGAAGCCCTCATTAATGCTCTTGGAGAGTTTGCAAATCATCTTCCAGATTAtcagaaaattgaaattatgatGTTTATTATGAGTAAAGTTCCATATAGTCAACCAGATCGTATTGTATCAGTTGGCAAAGGAGATGTATTACTCCAAAGCATACTTTTAAAATCGCTATTAAAG GTTGGCACCAAATACCAAACTATTCACTTGAACACGACATTTCCACCCAGTTTCTTGGACCCATTGTTAAGAATGTCACTAGCAGCAGATGCTGAAATGAGGCTTTtggtacaaaaaatattccacACTCTAATTGACAGACACCtaaatattatgaaacttGCTAAACCAAC tgTGAATGTAGTGGAACTTGGTCTTGTTATTGAGAAAGCATCTAGACCTGATgtgatttttattcgaaaacaTGGTCCCGAAATATATTTAGCATTGTATGAATCATTAGAACTGTCTAGTAATTCTGTAGAAAATGTAGAATCTATTTATACTACATTGGCATTACTTGCCATTGAATTAGCTTCTGAAGAAACTGTCTTAGAATTATTGAGATTGGTATTGAGCCTTCAAGATTTAGCATTAACAAGTGGTCAAATTAGTCTTTCACTTAAATTTAACTTACACGCAATAGTTATTagtttattagttttaatatcATACGTCTGTAATATCACTGTACTTCTGGACTATGCAAAAAAG GTAGTGGACGCACGTCGAAAAGATAGCCCGCATTTGTTACCAGATTTACAATCACAATATGATACTACCCTGACATCCAGATTAACACCAACTCTGTTGGTTGATCAAACTGTTGTCAGTGAATGTTTAAAAGGAGCTGGTCTTGATAGTGGGAAACTCCAGCAAGGCTCGGGTTATAGTAGTAATTCTTTACAACATAG GCATTCTTGGGTTGACAGTGCTGGACGAAATTCATTAGCTGATATCAATTCTGGAGGTCCAGAATTAGATAGTGGAGGTTCATCACCCAGTGTACAAAag aAATTACCTGGAGAAGAACTAACATTTGAAAGCATGAAAAGAATCttgacagaaaataataataatcatataatagaAGAAGAGAAACGAATGCAGCTTTCTCAGTTTTTCAGGAATGCCCCATTCCAAGATTTAGTGTCAAAAACACAACCCAag AGtaaattatcagaaatatttaatactttgtCTGTTGAACCACGCAACACAGTTTCTGCAACTGGACCACAAACTGATACTAAACCAAGTCAAACTCCATCTTATGAAATTCACTTTCCTGAGctgtttgtatattaa